In Marinobacter sp. ANT_B65, the following proteins share a genomic window:
- the ftsE gene encoding cell division ATP-binding protein FtsE, protein MIEFRQVTKRYDSDHTALRQVNFHLGRGELAFLTGHSGAGKSTLLKLLMVMERPSAGEVVVGGQVLNSLPRRQIPYIRRHIGVVFQNHQLLFDRTVFDNVAMPLEVMGASPRDTGRRVRAALDKVGLLSKEKMNPLQLSGGEQQRVGIARAVVNKPPLLLADEPTGNLDPKLSADIMNLFAQFSQVGVTVLIASHDIALINEMGRRILTLDHGNLIAGGNPLQGGSGGR, encoded by the coding sequence ATGATCGAATTCCGTCAGGTGACCAAGCGGTACGACAGCGACCATACTGCGCTGCGCCAGGTGAATTTTCACCTGGGGCGCGGTGAGCTGGCATTTCTGACCGGGCATTCCGGTGCGGGCAAAAGCACCCTGCTTAAACTGCTCATGGTTATGGAGCGACCCAGTGCTGGTGAAGTGGTTGTCGGTGGACAGGTGCTCAATAGCCTGCCAAGGCGCCAGATTCCCTATATTCGCCGGCATATTGGTGTGGTGTTCCAGAACCATCAGTTACTCTTTGATCGCACAGTGTTCGATAACGTAGCCATGCCGCTTGAAGTAATGGGTGCGTCTCCCCGTGATACGGGCCGGCGGGTGCGCGCAGCGCTCGATAAGGTTGGCCTGCTTAGCAAGGAAAAAATGAACCCCTTACAGCTCTCTGGTGGAGAGCAGCAGCGCGTGGGAATTGCCCGTGCGGTGGTGAACAAGCCGCCCTTGCTACTGGCCGATGAGCCGACCGGAAATCTGGACCCGAAGCTGTCTGCAGACATCATGAACCTGTTTGCCCAGTTCAGTCAGGTGGGTGTAACCGTACTGATTGCCAGTCACGATATTGCCCTGATCAACGAAATGGGACGGCGTATATTGACGCTGGACCACGGCAATCTGATTGCAGGCGGGAATCCGTTGCAAGGAGGTTCCGGTGGCCGCTGA